The following are from one region of the Corylus avellana chromosome ca1, CavTom2PMs-1.0 genome:
- the LOC132166975 gene encoding probable glycerol-3-phosphate acyltransferase 2 yields MAGKSFPQIALSFLFKLVRQSNAHASQVKYQKYTSLLHRAEDLSTQTLIFHAEDALLKSSSLFPYFMLVAFEAGGLLRALVFFLLYPLACLFGEELGLKIKVFLCFFGIKKEGFRIGSSVLPKFFSQDVGREGFELVMSFGRKVAVSNFPTLMVRGFLQDYLGVDAVVGRELKVVCGYFVGLMEEEEKMADLGPEEQEKTSSHVIGIGCYRSVLHQHPFAHCKEVYLVSKAEKRNWHVLPREKHPKPLIFHDGRLAFRPTPLATLAMFMWIPLGILLFMIRFAAGQLLPLCLCSPIMAFTGAITIISRPPKSSNINPTKSSNGTLYVCNHRTMLDPVYVSAAASNPSLSAVTYSISKIYEVISPINTIHLTRDREKDGIAMKKLLSQGDLAVCPEGTTCREPYLLRFSPLFAEVADDITPVAIDVKVTIFYGTTASGFKCLDPVFFLMNPFPTYTVKILEKLPSSQACKHGGVSKYEVANHVQYEIAKALGFECTSFTRKDKYMILAGNEGLV; encoded by the exons ATGGCTGGAAAGTCGTTCCCACAAATAGCCTTGTCCTTCTTGTTTAAACTTGTGAGACAGAGCAATGCCCATGCAAGCCAAGTAAAGTATCAGAAATACACCTCTCTTCTCCACAGAGCAGAGGATCTTTCGACCCAAACACTGATTTTTCACGCAGAGGATGCACTGCTCAAATCATCTTCATTGTTTCCTTACTTCATGCTGGTGGCCTTTGAAGCCGGGGGGCTCTTGAGGGCTCtcgttttctttcttctctacCCTTTGGCTTGCTTGTTTGGTGAGGAGCTGGGGTTGAAGATCAAGGTTTTCTTATGCTTCTTTGGGATTAAAAAGGAGGGTTTCAGAATCGGCAGCTCTGTTTTGCCCAAGTTCTTCTCACAAGATGTCGGCCGTGAAGGGTTTGAATTGGTGATGAGTTTTGGGAGAAAGGTGGCGGTCAGTAACTTCCCCACACTCATGGTTAGAGGGTTTTTGCAAGACTATTTAGGTGTTGATGCTGTTGTGGGAAGAGAATTAAAGGTTGTTTGTGGCTATTTTGTCGGGTTAatggaggaggaagaaaaaatggCAGATCTTGGTCCTGAGGAGCAGGAGAAAACTTCCTCCCATGTCATTGGCATTGGTTGCTACAGATCGGTTCTTCATCAGCACCCCTTTGCCCATTGCAAG GAGGTTTACTTGGTGAGCAAAGCTGAGAAGAGGAACTGGCATGTTCTTCCAAGGGAGAAACATCCGAAGCCTTTGATCTTCCACGACGGCAGATTGGCTTTCAGGCCAACCCCACTAGCCACCCTAGCCATGTTCATGTGGATTCCCCTCGGGATTTTACTTTTCATGATCAGATTCGCCGCTGGCCAGCTACTCCCTCTCTGCTTATGCTCTCCAATAATGGCCTTCACAGGAGCAATAACCATTATTTCAAGACCACCTAAATCCTCCAATATTAATCCAACCAAATCCTCCAACGGCACGCTCTATGTCTGCAACCACAGAACAATGCTCGACCCAGTCTACGTCAGCGCAGCCGCCAGCAACCCATCACTCTCTGCAGTCACCTACAGCATAAGCAAAATCTACGAGGTGATTTCTCCAATCAACACCATCCATCTAACAAGAGACAGGGAAAAAGATGGGATTGCAATGAAGAAGCTGCTGAGCCAAGGCGACCTCGCAGTATGCCCTGAAGGAACAACTTGCAGGGAACCTTATTTACTGAGGTTCAGTCCTCTGTTTGCAGAGGTGGCGGATGACATCACTCCGGTCGCCATAGATGTGAAGGTAACCATCTTTTACGGCACAACAGCTAGCGGGTTTAAATGCTTAGACCCTGTGTTTTTCCTCATGAATCCATTCCCTACGTATACTGTCAAAATTCTTGAGAAGCTGCCGAGCTCGCAAGCTTGTAAGCATGGTGGGGTGTCCAAGTATGAAGTAGCCAATCATGTGCAGTATGAGATAGCCAAAGCTTTGGGGTTCGAGTGTACCAGTTTTACAAGGAAGGACAAGTACATGATCTTAGCAGGCAATGAGGGACTAGTTTAG
- the LOC132185378 gene encoding uncharacterized protein LOC132185378, which yields MEKENSTEKSRANSQTAEERELVAQKEDQGEPLKEMKSLNVSEDGPKLNNDSQQEKMDEGKVLQSKSQEQKLENDICQADFGGKMNESTDLGDKMDQNRDLDSKAQEATDQTTEEDFSEEKEQEPVFDGTEVPEMEASRSTSTRSMDLDPETQGVVEKAVALKNFVKEKSAVAVSSVLRRLSGKKDEEGPDVPDEENKDVLDSTENSDGKEVPEKTMERSAWNPLSYIVHDADADNKAGQRVEVIEGSAQPIAMKGRIILYTRLGCPDCKEARLFLYWKRLRYVEINIDIYPSRKLELEKISGSSAVPKVFFNEILIGGLSELKSLNESGKIDDKIDYLINEAPSFEAPLPPLSGEDDLSSSGAIDELALIVRKMKESVIVKDRFYKMRRFTSCFLGSEAVDFLSEDQYLEREEAIEFGRKLASNLFFQHILDENLFEDGNHLYRFLDDDPTVLSQCHNIPRGIIDVKPKPIVEIASRLRFLFYGILEAYTSKDGKHVDYRSIHGSEEFARYLRIVEELQRVEIQDMAREEKLAFFINLYNMMAIHAILELGYPAGPLERRKLFGDFKYVVGGSTYSLSAIQNGILRGNQRPPFNLMKPFGAKDKRSKVALPYSEPLIHFALVCGTRSGPALGCYSPGNIDKELMEAARNFLRNGGIVIDLNAKVASASKILKWYSADFGKNEVEVLKHASNYLEPADSEALLDLFANSQLKVIYQPYDWSLNC from the exons ATGGAAAAGGAAAACTCAACTGAGAAAAGTAGAGCAAATTCTCAAACTGCTGAAGAGAGAGAACTTGTTGCTCAGAAGGAAGATCAAGGGGAACCATTAAAGGAAATGAAATCTCTAAATGTCAGTGAGGATGGTCCTAAGTTAAACAATGATAGTCAGCAAGAAAAGATGGACGAGGGTAAGGTTTTGCAGTCCAAATCTCAAGAACAAAAGTTGGAAAATGATATTTGCCAAGCTGACTTTGGTGGCAAGATGAATGAAAGCACGGATTTAGGTGACAAGATGGATCAGAATAGGGATTTGGATTCTAAAGCTCAAGAGGCTACAGATCAAACAACGGAGGAGGATTTTAGTGAGGAGAAGGAACAGGAGCCTGTCTTTGATGGAACTGAGGTTCCTGAGATGGAAGCTAGCCGGAGCACATCTACTCGTTCAATGGATCTTGATCCAGAGACACAGGGTGTAGTCGAGAAAGCAGTGGCACTTAAAAACTTTGTTAAGGAGAAGAGTGCAGTTGCAGTGTCCAGTGTTCTGCGTCGCCTTTCtggaaaaaaagatgaagaggGCCCTGATGTTCCTGATGAAGAAAATAAGGATGTACTTGATTCCACTGAAAACAGTGATGGAAAAGAAGTCCCTGAGAAAACAATGGAGAGATCTGCATGGAATCCTTTAAGCTATATTGTGCATGACGCTGATGCAGACAACAAAGCTGGGCAGAGGGTGGAAGTCATCGAAGGATCAGCACAACCTATAGCCATGAAAGGAAGAATTATATTGTACACAAGGTTAGGATGCCCAGATTGCAAAGAGGCTAGGTTATTCTTGTACTGGAAAAGGCTCAGGTATGTTGAAATTAACATTGATATTTATCCCAGTAGAAAGCTGGAGCTAGAGAAGATTTCTGGGTCTTCTGCTGTTCCGAAGGTGTTCTTCAATGAAATCCTTATCGGTGGCTTGAGTGAACTAAAGTCCTTGAATGAATCTGGAAAGATTGATGACAAGATTGATTATCTGATTAATGAAGCACCATCATTTGAAGCTCCTTTACCGCCTCTTTCTGGTGAAGATGACCTCTCCAGTAGTGGGGCTATTGATGAACTAGCTTTAATTGTTCGAAAAATGAAAGAATCTGTTATTGTTAAGGACCGATTTTATAAAATGCGAAGGTTCACCAGCTGTTTCCTAGGTTCAGAAGCTGTGGATTTCTTATCAGAAGATCAATATTTGGAAAGGGAAGAG GCTATCGAATTTGGACGAAAGCTTGCTAGCAATCTCTTTTTTCAACACATTCTTGA CGAAAATCTGTTTGAGGATGGTAACCATTTGTATCGCTTCTTGGATGATGATCCTACTGTGTTATCTCAATGTCACAACATCCCAAGGGGTATAATTGATGTGAAGCCAAAGCCTATTGTAGAAATTGCATCAAGGctgagatttttgttttatggaaTTCTTGAAGCCTACACATCAAAAGATGGAAAGCATGTGGATTACAGAAGTATTCACGGAAGTGAGGAATTTGCAAG GTATTTGAGAATAGTTGAGGAGCTCCAAAGAGTGGAAATCCAGGATATGGCAAGGGAGGAGAAACTTGCTTTCTTTATAAATCTCTATAATATGATGGCCATCCACGCAATATTGGAGTTGGGTTATCCAGCTGGGCCGCTAGAACGCAGGAAGTTGTTCGGAGACTTCAAGTATGTTGTTGGTGGTTCCACCTACTCACTTTCAGCTattcaaaatggcattttaagGGGCAACCAGCGACCACCATTCAATCTCATGAAGCCATTTGGTGCAAAAGATAAACGTTCCAAG GTGGCTCTCCCTTACTCAGAGCCTCTTATTCACTTTGCTCTGGTTTGTGGTACCCGATCTGGGCCTGCCCTAGGATGCTATTCTCCAGGGAACATTGATAAAGAGTTGATGGAGGCAGCCcgtaattttttaagaaatggagGAATTGTTATTGATTTGAATGCCAAGGTTGCATCGGCTAGTAAGATCCTTAAATG GTATAGTGCAGACTTTGGCAAGAATGAGGTTGAGGTACTGAAGCATGCGTCAAACTACTTGGAGCCAGCTGACTCAGAAGCGTTACTAGATTTGTTTGCCAACTCTCAGCTGAAGGTGATATATCAGCCTTACGACTGGAGTTTGAACTGCTAG
- the LOC132167107 gene encoding probable glycerol-3-phosphate acyltransferase 2, protein MAGKSFPQIALSFLFKLVRQSNAHASQIKYQKYTSLLHRAEDLSTQTLIFHAEDALLKSSSLFPYFMLVAFEAGGLLRALVFFLLYPLACLFGEELGLKIKVFLCFFGIKKEGFRIGSSVLPKFFSQDVGREGFELVMSFGRKVAVSNFPTLMVRGFLQDYLGVDAVVGRELKVVCGYFVGLMEEEEKMADLGHEEQEKTSSHVIGIGCYRSVLHQHPFAHCKEVYLVSKAEKRNWHVLPREKHPKPLIFHDGRLAFRPTPLATLAMFMWIPLGILLFMIRFAAGQLLPLCLCSPIMAFTGAITIISRPPKSSNINPTKSSNGTLYVCNHRTMLDPVYVSAAASNPSLSAVTYSISKIYEVISPINTIHLTRDREKDGIAMKKLLSQGDLAVCPEGTTCREPYLLRFSPLFAEVADDITPVAIDVKVTIFYGTTASGFKCLDPVFFLMNPFPTYTVKILEKLPSSQACKHGGVSKYEVANHVQYEIAKALGFECTSFTRKDKYMILAGNEGLV, encoded by the exons ATGGCTGGAAAGTCGTTCCCACAAATAGCCTTGTCCTTCTTGTTTAAACTCGTGAGACAGAGCAATGCCCATGCAAGCCAAATAAAGTACCAGAAATACACCTCTCTTCTCCACAGAGCAGAGGATCTTTCGACCCAAACACTGATTTTTCACGCAGAGGATGCACTGCTCAAATCATCTTCATTGTTTCCTTACTTCATGCTGGTGGCCTTTGAAGCCGGGGGGCTCTTGAGGGCTCtcgttttctttcttctctacCCTTTGGCTTGCTTGTTTGGTGAGGAGCTGGGGTTGAAGATCAAGGTTTTCTTATGCTTCTTTGGGATTAAAAAGGAGGGTTTCAGAATCGGCAGCTCTGTTTTGCCCAAGTTCTTCTCACAAGATGTCGGCCGTGAAGGGTTTGAATTGGTGATGAGTTTTGGGAGAAAGGTGGCGGTCAGTAACTTCCCCACACTCATGGTTAGAGGGTTTTTGCAAGACTATTTAGGTGTTGATGCTGTTGTGGGAAGAGAATTAAAGGTTGTTTGTGGCTATTTTGTCGGGTTAatggaggaggaagaaaaaatggCAGATCTTGGTCATGAGGAGCAGGAGAAAACTTCCTCCCATGTCATTGGTATTGGTTGCTACAGATCGGTTCTTCATCAGCACCCCTTTGCCCATTGCAAG GAGGTTTACTTGGTGAGCAAAGCTGAGAAGAGGAACTGGCATGTTCTTCCAAGGGAGAAACATCCGAAGCCTTTGATCTTCCACGACGGCAGATTGGCTTTCAGGCCAACCCCACTAGCCACCCTAGCCATGTTCATGTGGATTCCCCTCGGGATTTTACTTTTCATGATCAGATTCGCCGCTGGCCAGCTACTCCCTCTCTGCTTATGCTCTCCAATAATGGCCTTCACAGGAGCAATAACCATTATTTCAAGACCACCTAAATCCTCCAATATTAATCCAACCAAATCCTCCAACGGCACGCTCTATGTCTGCAACCACAGAACAATGCTCGACCCAGTCTACGTCAGCGCAGCCGCCAGCAACCCATCACTCTCTGCAGTCACCTACAGCATAAGCAAAATCTACGAGGTGATTTCTCCAATCAACACCATCCATCTAACAAGAGACAGGGAAAAAGATGGGATTGCAATGAAGAAGCTGCTGAGCCAAGGCGACCTCGCAGTATGCCCTGAAGGAACAACTTGCAGGGAACCTTATTTACTGAGGTTCAGTCCTCTGTTTGCAGAGGTGGCGGATGACATCACTCCGGTCGCCATAGATGTGAAGGTAACCATCTTTTACGGCACAACAGCTAGCGGGTTTAAATGCTTAGACCCTGTGTTTTTCCTCATGAATCCATTCCCTACGTATACTGTCAAAATTCTTGAGAAGCTGCCGAGCTCGCAAGCTTGTAAGCATGGTGGGGTGTCCAAGTATGAAGTAGCCAATCATGTGCAGTATGAGATAGCCAAAGCTTTGGGGTTCGAGTGTACCAGTTTTACAAGGAAGGACAAGTACATGATCTTAGCAGGCAATGAGGGACTAGTTTAG
- the LOC132162121 gene encoding pentatricopeptide repeat-containing protein At4g18520, chloroplastic has protein sequence MLSATFLLPRFSPSLPPSLFFTQPSKSSTQRKSSKTRNNNYCRIATDLRCFCSEDPNSTSRYQNPSFTSGSQENPDVDFLDNESESQWLSPERLALWLRSCRSLKEVRKIHAVVVKFLRDSVTYVGNNLISTYLGFGKLGEARKVFDEMPNKNVVTWTAVINGYLDVGLDDEALSLFEDSIENGVRANGKMFVCVLNLSSRRLDLELGSQIHACIVKGGLRNLIVQSAIVYFYAQCGELQSAFRAFDQMPDRDVVCWTTMITAYSQQGHGQEAFSLFSQMLSNGLSPNEFTVCGVLKACGEEKALKFGRQLHCAVVKKMYKNDVFIGTSLVDMYAKSGEMIDSRKVFNRMKNRNTVTWTSFIAGYARYGLGEEAIRLFRVMKRRNIYANNLTIVSVLRACGSIEASLLGRELHAQIIKTSVETNIYIGSTLVWFYCKCAGYLRAFKVLQQMPLRDVVSWTAIISGSARLGHESEALEFMKEMMEEGVDPNSFTYSSALKACANLEAILQGKSIHSHANKTPALYNVFVGSALISMYSKCGYVSEASQVFDSMPERNLVSWKAMILGYAKNGLCQEALKLMYRMKAEGIQVDDNILATVLIECGDSEWDMEPSSEYSLLSS, from the coding sequence atgcTCTCGGCAACTTTTCTCTTGCCACGGTTCTCTCCTTCTCTACCACCTTCACTTTTCTTTACCCAACCATCCAAATCTTCGACACAAAGGAAGAGCTCGAAGACAAGGAATAATAATTATTGCAGGATCGCCACGGATTTGCGTTGCTTTTGCAGCGAAGATCCGAATTCAACGTCCCGTTATCAGAACCCAAGTTTTACCTCTGGCTCCCAAGAAAACCCAGATGTGGATTTTCTTGATAATGAGTCGGAGAGCCAGTGGCTCAGTCCTGAACGCCTCGCGCTGTGGCTCCGGTCGTGTCGTAGTTTGAAGGAGGTGAGAAAGATACATGCGgttgttgtgaaatttttgcGGGATTCGGTCACGTACGTTGGCAATAATTTGATAAGTACTTATTTGGGGTTCGGGAAGTTAGGTGAGGCCCGTaaggtgtttgatgaaatgccgAACAAGAATGTGGTTACTTGGACTGCTGTGATCAATGGGTATTTGGATGTTGGTTTGGATGATGAGGCTTTGAGTTTGTTTGAGGATTCTATTGAAAATGGGGTTCGAGCAAATGGGAAGATGTTtgtatgtgttttgaatttgtCTAGTAGGAGATTGGATCTTGAGCTTGGGAGTCAAATTCATGCTTGTATTGTGAAAGGTGGTTTGAGGAACTTGATTGTGCAGAGTGCCATTGTGTACTTCTATGCACAATGTGGGGAGCTGCAAAGTGCATTTCGCGCATTTGATCAGATGCCCGATCGGGACGTGGTTTGTTGGACAACTATGATTACTGCTTATTCACAACAAGGGCATGGGCAGGAGGCCTTTTCGCTGTTCTCACAAATGTTAAGTAACGGGCTCTCCCCTAATGAGTTTACAGTGTGTGGTGTTCTGAAGGCCTGTGGAGAGGAGAAGGCATTAAAATTTGGGAGACAGTTACACTGTGCCGTAGTGAAGAAAATGTATAAGAATGATGTTTTTATAGGGACTTCCCTTGTTGATATGTATGCAAAAAGTGGGGAGATGATTGATTCTAGAAAAGTATTTAATAGAATGAAGAATAGAAACACAGTTACATGGACATCATTCATAGCTGGATATGCTCGATATGGGCTTGGTGAGGAGGCCATAAGACTCTTTAGAGTAATGAAGAGACGAAATATATATGCTAACAACTTGACAATTGTAAGCGTCCTCAGGGCTTGTGGCTCTATTGAGGCTTCACTGTTGGGGAGAGAACTTCATGCACAAATAATCAAGACTTCTGTCGAAACCAATATTTACATAGGAAGCACTCTAGTGTGGTTCTACTGTAAATGTGCAGGGTACCTTCGTGCCTTCAAGGTCCTCCAACAGATGCCTCTTAGGGATGTTGTCTCATGGACTGCCATTATTTCTGGTAGTGCACGACTTGGGCATGAGTCTGAGGCTCTTGAGTTCATGAAAGAAATGATGGAGGAAGGTGTGGATCCCAACTCTTTTACTTATTCATCGGCTCTGAAAGCATGCGCTAATCTGGAAGCTATCCTTCAAGGGAAATCAATTCATTCCCATGCAAACAAGACCCCTGCGTTGTATAATGTCTTTGTGGGTAGTGCATTAATTTCTATGTATTCGAAATGCGGATATGTATCAGAGGCGTCCCAAGTTTTTGACAGCATGCCAGAGCGGAATTTGGTTTCTTGGAAGGCAATGATTCTGGGTTATGCTAAGAATGGGCTCTGCCAAGAGGCTTTGAAGCTCATGTATCGGATGAAAGCTGAAGGTATTCAGGTCGATGATAACATCTTAGCTACAGTTCTTATTGAATGTGGAGATTCTGAGTGGGATATGGAGCCTTCATCTGAGTATTCCTTGCTGTCAAGCTAA
- the LOC132185584 gene encoding uncharacterized protein At4g37920 produces MELSSATLQTSFSFPVRTPTLATRAPSLSLVRNSAPISFCSSSRTKACRLVINPLRRRRSTVAAVVGDTTALPSDCNGEQELSASGSSGALPVQDEEDGIEGLDDGKMIRVCDKLIDVFLVDKPNPTDWRRLLAFSKEWSNLRPHFYKRCQDRADSEDDPGMNYKLLRLGRKLKEIDEDVQRHNELLQVIRGSPSEISEVVARRRKDFTKEFFVHLHTVAESYYDNPTEKDVLAKLGNTYLAAVQAYDTATENIEAINAAELKFQDIINSPSLDAACRKIDNLAEKNQLDSALVLMITKAWSAAKETNMTKDEVKDILYHLYITARGNLQRQMPKEIRIVKYLLTIEDPEERLCALKDAFTPGEELEGKDADCLYTTPEKLHTWIKAVVDAYHFSREGTLIREARDLMNPKIIEKLEELKKILENNFM; encoded by the exons ATGGAATTATCTTCTGCGACTCTCCAaacctctttctctttcccagTAAGAACTCCCACCCTCGCTACCAGAGCCCCTTCTCTCTCCTTGGTCAGAAACTCAGCCCCAATTTCCTTTTGTTCCTCCTCTAGAACCAAAG CTTGTCGGTTGGTGATTAATCCGCTAAGACGGCGGCGTTCCACTGTTGCTGCTGTTGTTGGTGACACAACTGCTTTACCTAGTGATTGTAATGGAGAACAAGAGTTATCGGCTTCTGGTTCTTCCGGTGCCTTGCCGGTTCAGGATGAGGAGGATGGTATTGAGGGCTTGGATGACGGCAAAATGATCCGAGTATGTGACAAGCTGATCGATGTTTTCCTGGTCGACAAGCCCAATCCGACCGACTGGAGAAGGTTATTGGCTTTCAGCAAGGAGTGGAGCAATTTACGGCCTCATTTTTATAAGCGTTGTCAGGATCGAGCGGATAGTGAAGATGATCCAGGAATGAATTATAAGCTGCTCCGGCTTGGAAGGAAGCTGAAAGAG ATTGATGAAGATGTGCAAAGACACAACGAACTTCTTCAAGTCATCAGAGGATCACCATCAGAGATTAGCGAAGTTGTTGCCAGGCGCCGTAAAGATTtcacaaaagaattttttgtgCATCTTCACACTGTAGCTGAATCCTATTATGACAATCCAACAGAGAAAGATG TTCTGGCGAAGCTTGGGAATACATACTTGGCTGCTGTACAAGCGTATGACACTGCAACTGAAAACATTGAAGCAATAAATGCTGCAGAGTTGAAATTCCAAGATATTATCAACTCTCCTTCTTTAGATGCTGCTTGTAGGAAGATAGACAATTTGGCTGAGAAAAATCAACTCGATTCAGCATTGGTGTTGATGATCACAAAAGCTTGGTCTGCTGCGAAGGAGACGAACATGACAAAAGATGAG GTAAAAGACATATTGTATCATTTGTACATAACCGCTAGGGGTAATCTTCAGAGGCAAATGCCAAAAGAGATTCGGATAGTTAAGTATCTTCTCACAATTGAGGATCCTGAGGAGCGGCTGTGTGCCTTGAAAGATGCATTCACCCCTGGAGAAGAACTTGAAGGAAAGGATGCAGACTGCCTATACAC GACGCCAGAGAAACTGCACACATGGATAAAGGCTGTGGTGGATGCTTACCATTTCAGCAGGGAAGGCACTCTTATAAGGGAAGCTAGGGACCTGATGAATCCTAAGATCATTGAAAAACTGGAGGAACTTAAAAAGATacttgaaaataatttcatgtgA